Part of the Musa acuminata AAA Group cultivar baxijiao chromosome BXJ3-10, Cavendish_Baxijiao_AAA, whole genome shotgun sequence genome, GAAATAAAATTACTTAGGATGGACTGTGGATTCACTGGAGATTACATGTGAGTCATAGTTTCTTTCAATTTGAATGATCTTGGAGACAATTTCCATTTTATAAAGAGAAATtggctttgaaaatctgtaaggcatTTGTGGCAAAATAAAAATGCAATAGAAGAATGCATAAATCCAACTATGTGGTGATAGACAGATCCATGAAGGTATATAAAGAATGAATTCCTAGTAACATTGTACAGAGTCATCATCAAACATTGATGTGTTGTTCATCAGACAATCATGactaaaattattttaaacaaaaaaaactCATTGTCGAAGTTCATCGCTTTTTCATTTCTTGCATTggaaaaataattcaaattattaaactGTTAACATTAACAATGGAATGGTGTTTAGCATGTTGATTACCTCGAAATTCTAAAATGTGTGACGAGAGAGAATACTGGAGTTGATTGAGAACATAGTCTCACCTAGACAGTTTAAATTTAGGTCGTAGTGGATTTAGCTGACATGTTGGTGCCCTGTCTGGTTTGATGCACTCCCATAATAGAAATCTTCCCCCAGCATTCAGATACTTAGACCTATGAGTATTTCTAATCTCTAGTTAATCTTTTCGGTTTCCTATTTCTTTGTTGATGCCTAAAAATAAAGGTCTAAGTAAACCGTGATGTTTATCTGCTTTCTATTAGGTCACATGTCCGTTTAAGATTGCAGTCCTTTTGGGTACATGGAAAAGGAGAAGATAATGTCACAAGGAATTccagacattacaatatataaggTGATACAGGAGCTGAAAAGTGTTGCAACAGGTAAAGCAATTTTCTTGCTGAAGAACTTGAACAAGATAAATGGATCACAAATGGTCTATTAGGAAATTTCATATCCCAGATTATCATCAGAAGCATGCTTATGAATCTAATGTTGCATGCCTCATCAATCACATCCTTGTGTTTCTATAATTTAGTAACCTAGTGACAGAATTAGCTCGTGTCCTAAAAATCATAGTGCGTTATTGTATGCATTCAATCATCTCCAAGGAACATGAAAGCCATATCAAACAGATGAATAGAGAAAATAACTAATGACAAGACATCGTAATTTCTTCCCTCAGTATGTTTTGGAAATTTTCTTTTGAGCTTAGTCACCTGAATTTGTTCTTGATCTAAGAATAATCTCACACTTTACTATCCCATATCTAGGCCCAGAGAAGCAGGCAGGTTGGGGAGTGCTTCGAACATGGGCTTCACACCTGCTGTACCTGGAAGCATTGCTACCCTGCGCAACTTCTCCCAGTATATAAGATTACATGTAACTCTATATCAGGTCTGCCCACAATCGTAAGCATCATCTACCACTCTCCCCCTCCCACCTTTGTCGCCTCTATTTCAACTTTTTCTTCTTGCAGTTTTCATTTCATAACTGATGAAAAGATTGCAGAAGAAGGAGAGGCAAACAAGCAAACTGAAAGCAAGCAGGGAGCAAAAAAAGCAGCAGGCAAGGAGAACACATATCTAAAGAAGCATTCCTCACTTGAAACACTAGGAGAAGAGGCGTTTGCGCATTTAGCAGAACCCCCGCAGAAATTCCCCATGAAAGAACAGCCACCAAGCCCTCGTCAGCCGCACTGATCATAGCTAACCACATGCGTATAAACAAAGGTGGGAAGGATAAGGATGAAGAATATCGTCTCCCACGGCAGAGCTTGGTCACGCGTCTGATTGAGACAATCCGACATTTCCATTCGCTTGACCGGTTCAAGGCAGCCACGTGGTGATTTATGAGTTTGGCATATTGACATGCGTGCAAAAGGTTAAGCTTCAGGTCAACGACTTTGTCGGATCT contains:
- the LOC135586930 gene encoding uncharacterized protein LOC135586930 isoform X2, giving the protein MSRSRSSRRPSPCSTRMAMDLMAEFKKVARTAYRQRPREAGRLGSASNMGFTPAVPGSIATLRNFSQYIRLHVTLYQKKERQTSKLKASREQKKQQARRTHI
- the LOC135586930 gene encoding uncharacterized protein LOC135586930 isoform X3, encoding MSRSRSSRRPSPCSTRMAMDLMAEFKKVARTAYRQRPREAGRLGSASNMGFTPAVPGSIATLRNFSQYIRLHVTLYQVCPQSRRRGKQAN
- the LOC135586930 gene encoding uncharacterized protein LOC135586930 isoform X1, coding for MSRSRSSRRPSPCSTRMAMDLMAEFKKVARTAYRQRPREAGRLGSASNMGFTPAVPGSIATLRNFSQYIRLHVTLYQVCPQSLQKKERQTSKLKASREQKKQQARRTHI